A DNA window from Sphingopyxis macrogoltabida contains the following coding sequences:
- a CDS encoding TonB-dependent receptor — translation MTMKFFAAVLASGVSATALYAPSACAQTGEQTYNIEAQRLGDALRKYSDISGREVIAASSLLEGRRSTRIRGRLSPDAALSRLLTGTGLTIELVEGAWVLRSGNGDAVETGSTEVTSDQSIIVTGTRIRGAGPVGSAVTTIDRDRLDQSGRATLADFIQTIPQNFSGGPTEAVTGSSARGNAGTNLGFGSGINLRGLGSGSTLTLFDNSRPALGGGAGAFTDLSLVPSVAIERIEILTDGASAIYGSDAIAGVVNLRFRNRFDGFETRLRAGSAGGDFGEYQASQIAGFGWGSGHLVIAGEYYTRGNLASTSRDFATEDLRPFGGPDLRSNFNNPGSILAANGQVFGIPSGQNGTNLTRAQLVPGGFNRGDTRRNIDLLPKQETASLYLAADQDIGNHISLFARTLYAERRFEVRRRLFGITTQRVTSANPYYVDPIGTSQPITVYYDPSADFGPEGTRGRVRALNSLVGGRATLGDWSIELSGGYGLQRERDKGVNVVNRLRLSRAVAATNRAQAINLFGDGAVNDTALIDSLRGGQLRHVRFEVLSAAVRADGPLFTLPAGPLKAAIGAEYRRDRLRYQAITDVTSDVPLVSGVPGLPDQRIVRAFYGELIVPVFDAGDNFPGTFALSAAGRYEDYSDVGATSNPKFGARWTPLPGLALRASYGRSFRAPYFTELVGSANALYQTVRLPDPQSPTGQTVVLGLFGFRPDLGPEKAVSWTAGFDAEPRALPGLKFSATWFRIDYRDRIASASADLQNFLVRRDVYGGIIDESPDPATIAAYFADPSFSNALGVTASQIGAIVDGRTLNLSRSKVTGVDFDLGYSRPIGNGNINFSIGGTRTLKIDSQVTDTAPAINVVGTLGNPVKLRMRGRLGVLLGAFDAGVGFNYVGGYRNLTVTPAEKVKSWTTFDLQVGAKIASGSDGRTLRLALTVNNILDRDPPYVRFLTSNSAFGYDPEQASAVGRMVALQAVIGW, via the coding sequence ATGACGATGAAATTTTTCGCGGCCGTTCTGGCTTCGGGCGTCTCGGCGACCGCACTCTATGCACCCAGCGCATGTGCGCAGACTGGCGAGCAGACCTACAACATCGAGGCACAGCGCCTTGGCGACGCGCTTCGCAAATATTCGGATATCTCCGGCCGCGAGGTTATTGCGGCTTCGAGCCTGTTGGAAGGCCGACGCAGCACCCGAATTCGCGGGCGCCTGTCTCCCGACGCCGCCCTCTCGCGCCTCCTCACCGGCACGGGCCTAACGATCGAACTCGTCGAGGGCGCCTGGGTGCTTCGGTCGGGAAACGGCGATGCAGTCGAGACTGGATCGACTGAAGTTACGTCCGACCAGTCCATCATCGTCACGGGCACGCGGATTCGAGGAGCCGGGCCTGTTGGCTCGGCTGTCACTACGATCGATCGGGATCGGCTCGATCAGAGCGGCCGCGCCACGCTCGCCGACTTCATTCAAACTATCCCCCAAAATTTCTCCGGTGGCCCCACGGAGGCCGTGACGGGGTCGAGCGCACGCGGCAATGCTGGAACCAATCTCGGCTTTGGGAGCGGTATCAATCTCCGCGGTCTGGGAAGCGGCTCGACCCTGACCCTGTTCGACAACAGCCGACCTGCGCTGGGCGGCGGAGCGGGTGCCTTCACCGATCTCTCGCTCGTGCCTTCGGTCGCTATCGAGCGAATCGAGATCCTCACCGATGGCGCGTCAGCCATTTACGGTTCCGATGCGATTGCGGGCGTGGTCAACCTGAGGTTTCGCAACCGCTTCGACGGGTTCGAGACACGACTGCGCGCAGGTTCAGCGGGCGGCGACTTCGGCGAGTATCAAGCGAGCCAAATTGCCGGCTTCGGCTGGGGCAGCGGACATCTCGTCATCGCAGGCGAATATTATACGCGAGGTAACCTTGCTTCGACTAGCCGCGACTTCGCCACCGAAGATCTCCGCCCGTTCGGCGGACCCGACCTAAGATCGAACTTCAATAATCCGGGATCGATCCTCGCCGCAAACGGGCAGGTCTTCGGCATTCCCAGCGGGCAGAATGGCACGAACCTGACGCGCGCGCAGCTCGTCCCTGGCGGTTTCAACCGAGGCGACACGCGCCGGAACATCGACCTTCTCCCAAAACAGGAGACCGCCAGCCTCTATCTCGCTGCCGATCAGGACATCGGTAATCACATAAGCCTTTTTGCCCGGACGCTTTACGCGGAGCGGCGGTTCGAGGTTCGTCGCCGCCTCTTCGGCATCACGACCCAGCGTGTCACGAGCGCCAATCCCTATTATGTTGATCCGATTGGCACGAGCCAGCCGATCACTGTCTATTACGACCCCTCAGCCGACTTCGGACCGGAAGGAACGCGGGGACGCGTGCGTGCGCTTAACAGCCTCGTCGGCGGACGAGCAACGCTCGGCGACTGGTCAATTGAACTGTCGGGCGGGTATGGCCTCCAGCGCGAACGCGACAAAGGGGTCAATGTCGTCAACCGACTACGCCTTTCGCGTGCGGTGGCGGCGACCAATCGCGCCCAAGCGATCAATCTGTTCGGCGATGGAGCGGTGAATGACACGGCGCTTATCGACAGCTTGCGCGGCGGGCAGCTCCGCCACGTTCGCTTCGAGGTGCTCTCGGCTGCGGTGCGCGCCGATGGACCGCTCTTCACGCTGCCGGCCGGCCCGTTGAAAGCAGCGATCGGCGCGGAATATCGGCGCGATCGGCTACGCTATCAGGCGATCACGGACGTTACGAGCGACGTACCTCTAGTTTCGGGCGTGCCTGGCCTGCCGGATCAAAGGATCGTCCGCGCATTCTATGGCGAGCTTATTGTCCCAGTCTTCGACGCGGGCGACAATTTTCCAGGCACCTTCGCGTTGAGCGCCGCCGGACGATATGAAGATTACTCGGACGTCGGCGCCACTTCCAATCCGAAATTCGGCGCACGCTGGACACCCCTCCCCGGGCTGGCTCTTCGAGCATCATATGGCCGCTCGTTCCGCGCCCCCTATTTCACCGAGCTGGTTGGGAGCGCCAATGCACTTTATCAGACAGTCCGCTTGCCGGATCCACAATCCCCGACGGGCCAAACGGTCGTGCTCGGTCTTTTCGGCTTCCGCCCAGATCTCGGTCCCGAGAAGGCAGTGAGTTGGACCGCCGGGTTCGATGCCGAACCACGCGCTTTGCCGGGCCTCAAGTTTTCCGCGACCTGGTTCCGGATCGACTATCGCGACCGTATCGCAAGTGCGAGCGCAGACCTTCAAAACTTCCTTGTTCGCCGCGATGTCTATGGCGGTATCATCGATGAAAGCCCGGACCCCGCGACGATTGCAGCATATTTCGCTGATCCAAGCTTCTCCAACGCACTTGGGGTGACCGCGAGTCAAATTGGGGCGATCGTCGACGGTCGCACACTCAATCTCAGTCGTTCTAAGGTTACCGGCGTGGATTTCGATCTTGGCTACTCACGCCCAATCGGAAACGGCAACATCAATTTCTCGATCGGCGGAACGCGCACCCTGAAGATCGACAGCCAGGTCACCGATACAGCTCCGGCCATCAATGTGGTGGGAACGCTGGGCAATCCGGTCAAGCTTCGCATGCGCGGCAGGTTGGGTGTCTTACTAGGTGCTTTCGATGCGGGTGTCGGCTTCAACTATGTCGGCGGATACCGGAACCTCACGGTGACCCCCGCCGAAAAGGTGAAGAGTTGGACCACTTTCGACCTGCAAGTGGGAGCTAAAATTGCGTCCGGCTCCGACGGTCGCACACTGCGACTGGCGCTGACCGTCAATAATATTCTTGACCGCGATCCGCCCTACGTCCGGTTTCTTACCAGCAACTCGGCCTTTGGATATGATCCAGAGCAGGCGAGCGCTGTCGGTCGGATGGTCGCGCTGCAGGCCGTGATCGGGTGGTGA
- a CDS encoding Atxe2 family lasso peptide isopeptidase — MLAGAALVSCASSASGAEVSGPGVAEVDRSRLPISARDLVEVGEISGVSLSPDGQYAAFRVSRASVATNSIALDWYVVSLAGGTPVRIGSGGVAQHGGSGVLLEQAALWDLDSGGFRFRALVDGAVGIWHWRRGSEAEREIVAPGDISAMTLSQDGSHLRYSVGAPRKDIADAERQAYVDGALVDHQLDIMEPIAGGTIEDGKRIMQRLPGNWFERRRLLSEKPEETVVINLRPDSPSALPTFADEGPRQGRRVQSRDGTIAELEHDGGTKALAITRPDGSRTICEIDLCRSEKVAAIAWRPGKDMLLLFERAGSARENIWLWKIGATSARRLAETDGAQRSEMRPPRCAVGADKMICAEASAINPPKLVAIDYSGYVRVLADPNEALRSRIVAVATSFEWDRGVTGILLRPRATSTRPPVVVQYYHCAGFLKGGVGDEIPMLPLVESGIAVLCMDRVRAPEGSGTDQSYALALSDIDAALDGLDADGLIDGERVGIGGLSFGSEVALWAIRHSRRFAAATLASGQMSPIYYWANALPGRGFTEMLDRYWKIGDPDVDKQRWRQLAGLDDVGGINTPVLMQLPESEARFVIELHAKLKRAGKPAELYAFADEPHIKKQPTHKLAVYQRNLDWYRFWLKGEEDTDPQKSDQYARWRSYSAGQSLLAPAP, encoded by the coding sequence ATGCTTGCGGGCGCCGCGCTGGTGAGCTGCGCGAGTTCCGCATCGGGAGCAGAAGTCAGCGGGCCGGGGGTGGCGGAGGTTGACCGCTCCCGGCTTCCTATCAGTGCGCGCGACTTGGTCGAGGTCGGTGAAATCAGCGGCGTGAGCCTGTCTCCTGATGGGCAATATGCGGCATTCCGTGTCAGCCGTGCGTCAGTGGCCACCAATTCGATCGCGCTTGACTGGTATGTCGTTTCCTTGGCGGGTGGAACGCCAGTCCGCATTGGCAGCGGCGGCGTCGCGCAGCATGGGGGCTCCGGTGTGCTGCTCGAGCAAGCCGCGCTTTGGGATCTGGATTCCGGGGGGTTTCGCTTCCGGGCGCTTGTCGATGGCGCAGTGGGAATCTGGCACTGGCGCCGAGGGAGCGAAGCAGAGCGCGAGATTGTCGCGCCCGGCGACATCTCCGCGATGACACTTTCGCAGGATGGCAGTCATCTTCGATATAGTGTCGGAGCGCCGCGCAAAGATATCGCCGATGCGGAAAGGCAGGCCTACGTCGACGGAGCGCTTGTCGATCACCAGCTCGACATCATGGAGCCGATCGCAGGCGGGACGATCGAAGATGGCAAGCGGATCATGCAGCGGCTTCCCGGGAACTGGTTCGAACGACGCCGTCTACTGTCGGAGAAGCCAGAAGAAACTGTCGTCATCAATCTACGGCCCGATAGCCCGTCAGCGTTGCCCACCTTCGCCGACGAGGGGCCGCGGCAAGGTCGGCGCGTTCAGTCTCGCGATGGCACCATCGCAGAACTTGAACATGATGGAGGCACCAAAGCGCTGGCCATTACGCGTCCGGACGGCAGCAGAACCATTTGCGAGATCGACCTGTGCAGAAGCGAAAAGGTCGCGGCGATTGCCTGGCGACCGGGGAAAGACATGCTCCTGCTGTTCGAACGAGCGGGAAGTGCCCGGGAGAATATATGGCTATGGAAAATCGGCGCGACGTCGGCCCGGCGCCTAGCCGAAACGGATGGCGCTCAGCGGTCGGAGATGAGACCACCGCGGTGTGCAGTCGGAGCCGACAAGATGATCTGCGCCGAAGCCAGCGCGATCAATCCCCCGAAGCTCGTCGCGATCGACTATTCTGGATACGTGCGCGTTCTTGCCGATCCGAATGAAGCGCTTCGCAGTCGAATTGTGGCTGTCGCCACATCATTCGAATGGGATCGCGGCGTCACCGGCATATTGCTCCGGCCGCGCGCAACTTCCACGCGGCCACCTGTGGTTGTTCAATATTACCACTGCGCAGGTTTTCTTAAGGGCGGGGTAGGCGACGAGATACCGATGCTCCCGCTTGTGGAGAGTGGCATAGCAGTGCTCTGTATGGACCGCGTTCGCGCGCCCGAAGGAAGCGGTACTGACCAGAGCTATGCCTTGGCGTTGAGCGATATAGACGCTGCGCTTGATGGGCTGGACGCGGATGGCCTGATCGATGGCGAGCGGGTCGGGATCGGGGGCCTCAGCTTCGGATCCGAGGTGGCACTGTGGGCTATTCGGCACTCACGGCGTTTCGCCGCCGCGACGCTCGCCTCGGGGCAGATGTCTCCGATCTACTACTGGGCGAACGCGCTCCCAGGCCGAGGGTTTACCGAGATGCTCGATCGCTACTGGAAGATCGGTGATCCAGACGTCGACAAGCAGCGTTGGAGGCAACTCGCGGGACTTGACGATGTCGGCGGGATCAACACTCCGGTACTGATGCAACTCCCAGAATCCGAAGCTCGGTTCGTCATAGAGTTGCACGCCAAGCTCAAGCGGGCCGGAAAGCCAGCCGAGCTTTACGCGTTCGCCGACGAGCCGCACATCAAGAAGCAGCCAACGCACAAGCTCGCCGTCTATCAGCGAAACCTCGACTGGTATCGGTTCTGGCTTAAGGGAGAAGAGGACACCGATCCGCAAAAGTCGGACCAATATGCGCGCTGGCGAAGCTATAGCGCGGGGCAATCCTTGCTCGCTCCCGCGCCGTAA
- a CDS encoding asparagine synthase-related protein, which produces MTLGLAFISERAWPDRLPVGLFELGRLGSLRVVGAPRGPHFISRSVALVGWAFRRDNFAAYETLAAADEQAIIASEGQWALRHLWGHYLLFWIDEHGDGWILRSPAAGPAIYLAVEESLPSGTGRAVAFTDLRLGRALGFDLDRPDAAALDAQIRFPLLRGRSTGIAGVSEILPGEIVRLNDGTRSKRGWSPWDHIRTPPVRIAADELREIVRNTIGAWSDRFERIQLELSGGLDSSIVAACLSGRKGSWRAANLATPGAPGDERPYARAMAERAGVLLDEIVMPDVPGDPLAALPVMRTRPGGFGLLGTSDAALLNAAEEFGADAIFTGVGGDNIFGLIRRPDPVVDAAHFAGLRTAWRTAADLAHMTRDSVWRAIYLAARRAISGPRAWPRDGTFLARQFATVNPDHPWLEAAPMQNPGQFGYGRALLPIQPFVDGYDRAFAFPMIAPLLSQPIVEFGLGVATWLWCEGGQDRALARRAFAEDLAPAVRNRRTKGRVESLIVPAFDANRAAIRRFLLDGWLASAGVLDCAAIDAELERPADARDAVYIRLLQIVDIERWARSLSGRRD; this is translated from the coding sequence ATGACTTTGGGTCTCGCCTTCATTTCGGAGCGGGCGTGGCCCGATCGCCTTCCCGTTGGCCTCTTCGAGTTGGGGCGTCTTGGCTCTCTGCGGGTCGTCGGCGCACCTCGAGGGCCACACTTCATTTCCCGGTCGGTCGCGTTGGTTGGGTGGGCGTTCCGCCGTGATAACTTCGCCGCTTACGAGACCCTCGCCGCCGCTGACGAACAGGCGATCATCGCCTCGGAAGGGCAGTGGGCCCTTCGCCATCTGTGGGGTCACTATCTGCTATTCTGGATCGACGAACACGGCGACGGCTGGATCCTACGCTCGCCTGCGGCGGGGCCAGCAATCTATCTTGCGGTAGAGGAGAGCTTGCCGTCGGGCACGGGGCGAGCTGTTGCATTTACCGATTTAAGGCTTGGAAGGGCGCTCGGCTTTGATCTTGATCGGCCCGATGCGGCTGCGCTGGACGCCCAGATCCGCTTTCCTCTCCTCCGGGGGCGATCGACAGGCATCGCAGGCGTAAGCGAAATATTGCCGGGGGAGATAGTACGGCTGAACGACGGCACGAGATCGAAAAGAGGCTGGTCGCCTTGGGACCATATCCGAACGCCCCCGGTCCGAATCGCCGCCGATGAGCTTCGCGAAATCGTACGCAATACGATCGGCGCCTGGTCCGATCGCTTCGAGCGCATTCAGCTCGAACTGTCCGGAGGCTTGGACAGCTCCATCGTCGCGGCCTGCCTTAGTGGCAGAAAAGGATCGTGGCGCGCCGCGAACCTCGCCACCCCGGGCGCTCCGGGAGATGAGCGTCCCTATGCACGGGCTATGGCCGAGCGAGCGGGCGTGTTGCTCGACGAAATCGTGATGCCCGACGTACCAGGCGATCCGCTGGCTGCTTTACCGGTGATGCGCACCCGCCCCGGCGGCTTCGGTCTGCTCGGAACAAGTGACGCTGCACTTTTGAACGCGGCCGAAGAATTTGGGGCTGATGCAATTTTCACCGGAGTCGGCGGCGACAATATTTTCGGCCTGATCCGCCGGCCGGATCCCGTCGTCGATGCTGCGCATTTCGCGGGGCTTCGCACCGCATGGCGAACTGCGGCCGATCTGGCCCATATGACTCGCGACAGCGTTTGGCGCGCGATATACCTTGCCGCCCGCCGCGCCATCTCTGGCCCGCGCGCTTGGCCGCGTGATGGAACTTTCCTCGCCCGGCAATTTGCCACCGTGAACCCCGACCATCCCTGGCTCGAGGCCGCGCCGATGCAAAATCCTGGTCAATTCGGCTACGGCAGGGCCTTGTTACCCATCCAGCCCTTCGTTGATGGCTATGATCGGGCCTTTGCTTTCCCGATGATAGCTCCCCTGCTTTCGCAACCGATCGTTGAATTCGGTCTCGGCGTTGCCACCTGGCTCTGGTGCGAAGGTGGCCAAGATCGCGCGTTAGCGAGACGAGCCTTCGCCGAAGATTTAGCGCCGGCCGTTCGCAATCGACGCACCAAGGGCCGCGTGGAGTCACTCATTGTTCCGGCGTTCGACGCGAATCGCGCGGCGATCCGTCGCTTTCTACTCGACGGGTGGCTTGCCAGTGCAGGCGTGCTCGATTGCGCGGCCATCGACGCTGAACTCGAGCGCCCGGCGGATGCGCGCGATGCCGTTTATATCCGTCTGCTTCAGATCGTCGATATCGAGCGCTGGGCACGATCATTATCTGGTCGGCGAGATTAA
- a CDS encoding lasso peptide biosynthesis B2 protein: MIGSDAVVLDLTADRYLRLTGARVETLEHLARSNTARSSGTADGLVAAGILTRDRGEPVLPIEAPVVVTSILERSLYAEAAQHSSQVSIEKLPAFEVISARVIAGSWMRIAGLSGTVDRWRDLRSRLAPGRVDAAAAATKISQDYAGARSLLPVQRRCVPDSLALIGCLWRRGIPAELFFGVRLAPFAAHAWVQTGTLLLSDPLDSVAEFTPVFRL, translated from the coding sequence ATGATCGGATCCGACGCCGTGGTGCTCGATCTGACGGCGGACCGCTATCTACGTCTCACCGGCGCGCGTGTGGAAACGCTGGAACATTTGGCGCGATCAAATACGGCCCGCTCATCCGGCACCGCCGATGGCCTCGTTGCGGCCGGCATTCTGACTCGCGATCGAGGCGAGCCTGTCCTTCCCATCGAAGCGCCAGTCGTCGTCACCAGCATATTGGAGCGATCACTATATGCCGAGGCCGCGCAACACTCGTCTCAGGTGAGCATCGAGAAGCTTCCGGCTTTTGAGGTGATCAGCGCGCGTGTAATCGCCGGCTCGTGGATGCGCATCGCGGGGTTGTCGGGCACGGTCGACCGATGGCGAGACCTGCGCAGCCGCCTGGCGCCGGGACGGGTTGACGCTGCTGCAGCTGCAACGAAAATATCCCAGGATTATGCTGGGGCTCGCAGCCTGCTACCGGTGCAACGGCGCTGCGTTCCCGACTCGCTAGCGCTCATTGGCTGCCTGTGGCGCCGCGGAATCCCCGCAGAGCTTTTTTTCGGCGTTCGGCTGGCTCCCTTCGCCGCGCATGCGTGGGTCCAGACGGGAACTCTCCTTCTCAGCGATCCATTGGATAGCGTCGCCGAGTTCACCCCGGTGTTCCGCTTATGA
- a CDS encoding GntR family transcriptional regulator: protein MSPGTTMERVYLDLKARILSGTYPPGMRLEAAQLAKSLAASATPVRDALYRLSGERIIESWHQEGFRQPLLNEADLVELYWWTGALLSLALKGRTPRPDLPGGLISLANHQAYPEGLDGLFRTIAIGSSNGELRASIINCVERSMTIRTLEARVDGSANDALTAMADDYRFGRWSALRSKITRFHRRRASYAGRVAAEIRRRSEPLDNIRRI from the coding sequence ATGAGCCCGGGCACCACGATGGAGCGGGTCTATCTGGACCTCAAGGCGCGTATCCTTTCGGGCACCTATCCGCCCGGTATGCGCCTGGAGGCGGCACAACTCGCAAAGTCGCTGGCGGCCAGCGCCACCCCCGTTCGAGATGCCCTGTATCGCCTGTCGGGCGAGCGGATTATCGAGAGCTGGCACCAGGAAGGGTTTCGGCAGCCACTTCTCAATGAGGCGGATTTGGTCGAACTTTATTGGTGGACCGGCGCCCTTCTTTCCCTGGCCCTGAAAGGGAGAACGCCGAGACCCGACTTGCCGGGCGGACTGATCTCGCTCGCGAATCACCAAGCTTACCCGGAGGGACTCGATGGCCTCTTCCGGACCATCGCAATCGGCAGCAGCAATGGCGAACTTCGCGCTTCCATCATCAATTGTGTCGAGCGAAGCATGACAATCCGCACATTGGAGGCTCGTGTCGACGGGTCCGCCAATGATGCGCTCACCGCGATGGCGGACGATTACCGGTTCGGCCGGTGGAGCGCTTTGCGTAGCAAAATCACGCGCTTCCATCGCCGCCGCGCCTCCTATGCCGGCCGTGTCGCTGCCGAGATCCGGCGGCGGTCTGAGCCACTGGATAATATTCGGAGAATATGA
- a CDS encoding phytanoyl-CoA dioxygenase family protein, whose amino-acid sequence MTNIAPVDSHQPPSASMQALKDDGYAIVRGAAPAELIAAIDRDLDPRYVATPFCEGGFYGERTKRFGRLLIRSPHVGALVMNPAILALAEAALGEWCERIQLNLAQAIELHPGALPQFPHRDQDMWQGTLGEVEYLVNVMWPLTPFTAENGATIIWPKSHGLEALVEEPAEEPIIAETVPGDAIVFLGSTLHGAGGNCSPSVRRGIIISYCLGWLKPYENQWLVYPPDVAKDFPPELAALTGYVQHRPNLGNFEGQCPSILFRGYPPDPIAAVDALRPDQQALLADYVGEQRSAGGDGTLAA is encoded by the coding sequence ATCACCAACATCGCTCCAGTCGATAGCCATCAGCCACCCTCCGCTTCGATGCAGGCGCTCAAGGACGACGGCTATGCGATCGTCCGCGGGGCGGCGCCCGCCGAACTGATCGCGGCGATCGATCGCGACCTCGATCCGCGCTACGTCGCCACGCCGTTCTGCGAGGGCGGCTTCTATGGTGAGCGCACCAAGCGCTTCGGCCGCCTGCTCATCCGTTCACCGCATGTCGGCGCGCTGGTCATGAACCCGGCGATCCTTGCCCTCGCCGAAGCCGCGCTCGGCGAATGGTGCGAGCGCATCCAGCTCAATCTCGCCCAGGCGATCGAACTGCATCCGGGAGCGCTTCCGCAATTCCCGCACCGCGATCAAGATATGTGGCAGGGCACGCTCGGAGAGGTCGAATATCTCGTCAATGTGATGTGGCCGCTGACGCCCTTCACCGCGGAAAATGGCGCCACAATCATCTGGCCGAAGAGCCATGGGCTCGAGGCGCTCGTCGAAGAGCCGGCGGAGGAACCGATCATTGCCGAGACGGTGCCGGGCGATGCCATCGTCTTCCTGGGTTCAACGCTCCACGGCGCCGGCGGCAATTGCAGCCCGTCGGTGCGGCGCGGGATCATCATCAGCTACTGCCTTGGTTGGCTGAAACCATATGAGAATCAGTGGCTCGTCTATCCACCCGACGTCGCGAAGGACTTTCCGCCCGAGCTGGCGGCCTTGACCGGCTATGTCCAGCATCGCCCGAACCTCGGCAACTTCGAGGGTCAGTGCCCCTCGATCCTGTTCCGCGGCTATCCCCCCGACCCGATCGCAGCCGTGGATGCGCTCCGGCCCGACCAGCAGGCGCTTCTTGCTGACTATGTCGGCGAACAACGATCGGCGGGCGGAGACGGGACGCTCGCGGCATGA
- a CDS encoding acyl-homoserine-lactone synthase translates to MLSVIDHSNRAHEHQLLRAMFEARKRVFIDLLKWDLPVLADRFEIDHFDDPHATYLIVGDQDGGHLASARLLPTTRPALLDGLFPGLVNGIPPSGPDIFEITRFCLSPGIGARQRRTARDTLLVGLVEYALANGIRSYTGVAELDWFAQIRTFGWACTALSEPGIYDGRALTSLRIEIDADTPARLKAAGIVSGSAATPVAADAA, encoded by the coding sequence ATGCTTTCGGTAATCGACCATTCCAACCGCGCACACGAGCATCAATTGCTCCGCGCGATGTTCGAGGCGCGCAAGCGCGTCTTCATCGATCTTCTGAAATGGGACCTGCCGGTGCTCGCCGACCGGTTCGAGATCGATCATTTCGACGATCCCCACGCGACCTATCTGATCGTCGGCGATCAGGACGGCGGGCATCTCGCTTCGGCGCGCCTCCTTCCCACCACGCGCCCGGCTCTTCTCGATGGTCTCTTCCCCGGCCTCGTTAACGGCATCCCGCCGTCCGGTCCCGATATCTTCGAGATCACCCGCTTCTGCCTGTCGCCTGGGATCGGTGCGCGGCAACGCCGCACCGCGCGCGACACGCTTCTTGTCGGGCTGGTCGAATATGCGCTCGCCAACGGCATCCGCTCCTACACCGGCGTCGCCGAGCTCGACTGGTTCGCTCAGATCCGGACCTTCGGCTGGGCCTGCACGGCGCTCAGCGAACCCGGCATTTACGATGGCCGCGCGCTGACCTCCCTGCGGATCGAGATCGACGCCGATACCCCCGCAAGGCTCAAGGCGGCGGGGATTGTTTCGGGCAGCGCTGCGACGCCGGTCGCGGCCGATGCAGCGTGA
- a CDS encoding helix-turn-helix transcriptional regulator encodes MPTMDAAHAFALDVTRVKDAAGLADLLEEACARMGCSWFALSHHVDFLAAPDRGVRVHNYPEDWARWFDERGLGLTDPVHRASHRSLEGFFWRNMKPLAGERPEDELILSEAQRHGIGDGLTIPAHIPGEAHGSVSFAWTPGIAANDRALLFARMIGGPAFEAARLLANPELAQVGPRLTDRQRECLILSAKGNSTPKVGRILDLSPDTVREHLRNARQRYEANGGITLTVRALYAGDLSFEDIARR; translated from the coding sequence ATGCCGACGATGGACGCTGCGCATGCTTTTGCGCTCGACGTCACGCGGGTGAAGGATGCGGCGGGTCTGGCCGATCTGCTCGAGGAAGCCTGTGCGCGCATGGGCTGTTCCTGGTTCGCGCTGAGCCACCATGTCGATTTCCTGGCGGCTCCCGACAGGGGCGTTCGCGTCCACAACTATCCCGAGGATTGGGCCCGCTGGTTCGACGAGCGCGGCCTTGGGCTTACCGATCCGGTGCATCGCGCCAGCCACCGCAGTCTCGAGGGCTTTTTCTGGCGCAACATGAAGCCGCTTGCGGGCGAACGGCCTGAAGACGAGCTGATCCTCAGCGAAGCGCAGCGGCACGGGATCGGTGACGGTCTGACCATCCCGGCACACATCCCCGGGGAGGCGCATGGTTCGGTGTCCTTCGCCTGGACGCCGGGAATCGCGGCCAACGACAGAGCGCTGCTCTTCGCCCGGATGATCGGTGGGCCGGCCTTCGAAGCTGCGCGCCTGCTCGCCAATCCCGAGCTCGCGCAGGTCGGGCCGCGACTGACCGATCGGCAGCGCGAATGCCTGATCCTCTCGGCCAAGGGCAACAGCACTCCGAAGGTCGGACGGATCCTCGATCTCAGTCCCGACACGGTTCGCGAACATCTTCGCAACGCGCGGCAGCGCTATGAGGCGAATGGCGGCATCACCCTTACCGTGCGCGCGCTTTATGCCGGCGATCTCAGCTTCGAGGATATTGCCAGGCGCTGA